The following proteins come from a genomic window of Vallitaleaceae bacterium 9-2:
- a CDS encoding radical SAM protein, with product MHFVDAKSILSAKNGMNIYRGCTHGCIYCDSRSKCYQFTHDFEDVQVKQNAPILLEQRLRSKRNKCMIATGAMSDPYMHCEDKLQLTRQCLKIIEKYGYGLAIQTKSTRILRDLDLLERINKKSKCVVQMTLTTYDEDLCKIVEPNVSTTKERYEALQIFKEHNIPTVVWLTPILPFINDTRENLEGILEYCIKAKVKGIMNFGMGVTLREGDREYFYDALNRFFSGMQKRYHARYGYAYELRSENHKALMQYYKKTCQEHNILYRPQQIFAYLNTFPEQHVEQMSLF from the coding sequence ATGCATTTTGTTGATGCAAAAAGCATTTTGTCGGCGAAAAATGGGATGAATATCTATAGAGGATGCACTCATGGTTGCATTTATTGCGACAGTCGAAGTAAGTGCTATCAATTTACACATGATTTTGAAGATGTTCAAGTCAAACAAAATGCACCTATTTTACTTGAACAACGGCTTCGGTCAAAACGTAATAAATGTATGATTGCAACAGGAGCAATGAGTGATCCATATATGCATTGTGAAGACAAATTGCAATTAACACGCCAATGTTTAAAAATTATAGAAAAATATGGATATGGTCTTGCAATACAGACAAAGTCCACGCGAATTTTACGCGATCTTGATCTTTTAGAGCGGATAAATAAAAAGTCTAAGTGTGTCGTACAGATGACACTTACGACATATGATGAAGACTTATGTAAAATTGTTGAACCTAATGTCTCAACAACAAAAGAGCGCTATGAAGCACTTCAAATTTTTAAAGAGCATAATATTCCAACAGTTGTATGGCTAACACCAATATTACCCTTTATCAATGATACACGTGAAAATCTTGAAGGAATTTTAGAGTATTGTATAAAAGCAAAGGTCAAAGGGATTATGAATTTTGGCATGGGCGTTACATTAAGAGAAGGCGACCGAGAATATTTTTATGATGCCCTGAATCGTTTTTTTTCGGGAATGCAAAAGAGGTATCATGCAAGATATGGTTATGCCTATGAACTTAGAAGTGAGAATCATAAGGCGCTGATGCAATATTATAAAAAAACATGTCAAGAGCATAATATTTTATATCGCCCACAACAAATTTTTGCATATTTGAATACATTTCCAGAACAGCATGTAGAACAGATGTCACTCTTTTAA
- the aroC gene encoding chorismate synthase, protein MAGSIFGKIFTITTWGESHGPGVGVVIDGCPAGLKLLERDIQLDLNKRRPGQSPYCTPRDEADKVKILSGVFEETTTGTPISLLVYNKDHRSRDYTEIMDVYRPGHADMAYDAKYGFRDYRGGGRSSGRETIARVAAGAIAKKILKELGVDIVTYAKSIGHLTMNDSHFDPSIIFDNPFRFADEALIEPCEKYMDDLIKEGNSAGGVIECRINGLPAGIGQPVFDKLDGLIAHTIMSIGAIKGVEIGAGFNAATMTGFENNDFYKDDDGHVNKATNHAGGMTGGISDGSEITVRAAVKPTPSIHLEQKATNRRGELIDLVIGGRHDPVIVPRAVIVVENMIAVTLLDLLLQQTTTQMDYIKAIFNKEQ, encoded by the coding sequence ATGGCTGGATCCATATTTGGAAAAATATTTACAATAACAACATGGGGAGAATCCCATGGTCCTGGAGTTGGTGTCGTCATTGATGGATGCCCTGCAGGATTAAAACTTCTTGAAAGGGATATACAACTGGATTTGAACAAACGTCGTCCAGGACAATCTCCCTATTGCACGCCTCGTGATGAGGCCGACAAAGTTAAAATTCTTTCCGGAGTTTTTGAAGAAACAACGACAGGAACTCCGATTTCACTTTTAGTTTACAACAAAGACCATCGTTCACGCGATTATACTGAAATCATGGACGTCTATCGTCCAGGACACGCTGACATGGCTTACGATGCGAAGTATGGTTTTAGAGATTATCGCGGAGGCGGGCGCTCCTCAGGTCGTGAGACAATTGCCCGAGTCGCTGCCGGTGCTATTGCCAAAAAAATCTTAAAGGAACTTGGTGTTGATATTGTCACTTATGCAAAGTCTATCGGACATTTAACCATGAATGATAGCCATTTTGACCCTTCCATTATTTTTGATAACCCCTTCCGATTTGCTGACGAAGCACTTATCGAACCTTGTGAAAAATACATGGATGATCTTATAAAAGAAGGTAATTCGGCTGGCGGTGTAATCGAATGTCGTATTAATGGACTTCCTGCTGGTATCGGACAGCCTGTTTTTGATAAACTTGATGGTCTTATCGCCCATACAATTATGTCAATCGGTGCAATCAAAGGAGTTGAAATCGGAGCTGGTTTTAATGCAGCAACAATGACAGGTTTTGAAAACAACGACTTCTATAAAGACGATGACGGACATGTAAACAAAGCCACTAACCATGCCGGCGGAATGACTGGCGGTATTTCAGATGGTAGCGAAATCACTGTCCGTGCGGCCGTCAAACCGACTCCAAGTATTCACTTAGAACAAAAAGCCACGAATCGTCGTGGCGAGCTTATTGACCTGGTCATTGGCGGGCGTCATGACCCTGTTATCGTTCCACGTGCGGTCATTGTTGTTGAAAATATGATTGCAGTTACTTTACTCGATCTTCTTCTGCAACAGACAACAACCCAAATGGACTACATCAAAGCAATCTTTAATAAAGAGCAATAA
- a CDS encoding [Fe-Fe] hydrogenase large subunit C-terminal domain-containing protein, producing the protein MVSDRLYLDEEKCVGCNQCIGNCPIPGANIAYLLEGDNRVKIDANRCIHCGECIRVCEHDARRFTDDTERFFEDLKNGEPISILAAPAIIVNILEYKKLFGYLRSIGVNFIYDVSFGADITVWAYLKVIKDEKIQSMIAQPCPSIVTFIEKYQPKLIDKLSPIQSPMMCSAIYMREYKHITDKIGFLSPCIGKGDEIADKNTHQYIEYNITYKKLLEYLEQQDVDYQAYDETEFDDIQAGLGVLFSRPGGLKENVEYFNSDAWIRQIEGPHHVYDYLKEYAQCLNQGNELPLLLDVLNCSYGCNFGTGTQQNALERTMSLDEVDRTFNKRKKEKHIEKIGIIKRKKIRSMHKIFDKLFDVNSFRRTYTSEGLSLALPTADTKTKQEIYGQMNKHDVESQKINCAACGYNSCEKMVTAIYNQLNVASNCIDFNKKTVEIEKEMIEAKQDQLELVEEMTRISEQRLREADEIGKEIKVILNSIDTLTQGNEVNATGVSKISEQSYEIDSINKNLNDRVMDMEDKIRRFSEASTQIVAIANQTNLLALNAAIESARAGEHGRGFSVVAEEVKKLAEKSKEIAESTQDEQFAMLDAISSIVKIAKRIDERLYEMNGSIDNISASIEEITANTEEISGSAHKVIDKIGTR; encoded by the coding sequence ATGGTGAGTGACAGATTGTATTTAGATGAAGAAAAATGTGTTGGGTGTAATCAATGTATTGGGAATTGTCCAATTCCAGGAGCAAATATTGCATATCTTCTTGAGGGAGATAATCGGGTTAAAATTGATGCGAATCGCTGTATTCATTGTGGAGAATGTATTCGAGTGTGTGAACATGATGCACGAAGGTTTACAGATGATACAGAACGATTTTTTGAAGACTTGAAAAACGGAGAACCAATCTCGATATTAGCAGCACCGGCGATTATCGTTAATATTTTAGAATATAAAAAATTATTTGGGTATTTGCGAAGCATAGGCGTGAACTTCATCTATGATGTGTCTTTTGGAGCAGATATAACTGTATGGGCATATTTAAAAGTGATAAAAGATGAAAAAATACAAAGCATGATTGCGCAACCTTGTCCTTCGATTGTAACATTTATCGAAAAATATCAACCAAAGTTAATTGACAAGCTCTCCCCCATTCAAAGTCCGATGATGTGTAGTGCAATCTACATGCGAGAATATAAGCATATCACGGATAAGATCGGTTTTTTGTCACCGTGTATAGGCAAAGGGGATGAGATTGCTGATAAAAACACACATCAATATATTGAATATAACATCACATATAAGAAGCTCCTTGAATATCTTGAACAACAAGATGTAGATTACCAAGCATATGACGAAACAGAATTTGACGATATACAGGCTGGATTAGGGGTGTTATTTAGCCGACCTGGCGGATTAAAAGAAAATGTGGAGTATTTTAATTCAGATGCTTGGATTCGCCAAATTGAAGGACCGCATCATGTATATGATTACTTAAAAGAATATGCGCAATGTCTAAATCAGGGCAATGAATTGCCGCTTTTATTAGATGTGTTAAACTGTAGTTATGGATGTAACTTTGGAACCGGAACGCAGCAAAATGCTCTTGAAAGAACGATGTCACTTGATGAAGTGGATCGGACATTCAACAAGAGAAAAAAAGAAAAACACATAGAAAAGATAGGAATAATAAAACGCAAGAAAATTCGTTCCATGCATAAGATATTTGACAAACTATTTGATGTTAACTCTTTTAGAAGAACATATACAAGTGAAGGGCTGTCTCTAGCGTTACCGACAGCAGATACCAAGACAAAGCAAGAGATTTATGGTCAGATGAATAAACACGATGTAGAGAGTCAAAAGATTAATTGTGCAGCTTGCGGCTATAATTCATGCGAAAAAATGGTAACGGCAATATACAATCAACTTAATGTAGCAAGCAACTGTATCGATTTCAATAAAAAAACCGTTGAGATTGAAAAAGAGATGATTGAAGCCAAACAAGATCAATTGGAATTAGTTGAAGAGATGACACGTATTTCAGAACAACGATTAAGGGAAGCTGATGAAATCGGCAAAGAGATTAAAGTTATATTAAATTCAATTGATACCTTGACTCAAGGCAATGAAGTCAATGCGACAGGGGTATCAAAAATTAGTGAACAAAGTTATGAAATTGATAGTATTAATAAAAATTTAAATGACCGTGTGATGGATATGGAAGATAAAATACGACGTTTTTCAGAGGCAAGTACCCAAATCGTAGCCATTGCAAATCAAACAAATCTTTTGGCGCTTAACGCGGCTATTGAATCTGCACGTGCGGGAGAACATGGAAGAGGGTTCTCAGTCGTTGCAGAAGAAGTAAAAAAATTAGCGGAAAAGTCAAAAGAAATCGCAGAGAGTACTCAAGACGAACAGTTTGCCATGTTAGATGCAATCTCATCAATTGTAAAGATTGCCAAACGGATTGATGAGCGGCTTTATGAAATGAATGGTTCAATCGATAACATATCAGCCTCAATAGAAGAGATTACAGCCAATACAGAAGAAATATCAGGCTCTGCACATAAAGTCATCGATAAGATTGGAACGCGATAA
- a CDS encoding metalloregulator ArsR/SmtB family transcription factor, with product MNNYKQTAAVFKALSDENRLHILTSLQEGEKCACTLLEEVKIAQSTLSHHMKILLESTLVNSRKEGKWTYYSLSDKGIGMAKASLADVLKKSVDYKTYFVC from the coding sequence ATGAATAATTACAAACAAACGGCAGCGGTGTTTAAAGCCCTGTCTGATGAAAATAGATTGCACATACTAACATCACTTCAAGAAGGTGAAAAATGTGCCTGTACTTTATTGGAAGAAGTTAAAATTGCACAGTCTACATTATCCCACCATATGAAAATTCTCCTTGAAAGTACACTTGTAAATTCAAGAAAAGAAGGCAAATGGACATATTATAGTTTGTCCGATAAGGGGATTGGCATGGCAAAAGCTTCCTTAGCAGATGTTCTAAAAAAATCTGTGGATTATAAGACGTATTTTGTGTGTTAA
- a CDS encoding deoxyribonuclease IV, with protein MSLLLGSHVSIAKGLLGAAQEAHSYGSDTFMVYTGAPQNTRRKELQDMKIEEGKAFMREHQLIGPIVHAPYIINLASHKDSIYTLAKDFLRQELIRSEAFGAKYIVLHPGSFTETNLDYGTQQIIDGLNEVLTGDEGPMICLETMAGKGSEIGRTFEELANIIAGVTHDQRLGICLDTCHIHDAGYDIIHDLDGVLDTFDAILGLDRLKVLHINGSLNPRGAHKDRHANLGADATNPKGQDHIGFNTLYNVVHHPRLAGRPMILETPWLDKKTNLYKEEIERLRK; from the coding sequence ATGTCATTATTATTAGGTTCACATGTTTCTATAGCCAAGGGGCTTCTTGGCGCCGCACAAGAAGCACATAGCTATGGTTCGGATACATTTATGGTATATACCGGCGCACCTCAAAACACACGCAGAAAAGAACTGCAAGACATGAAAATTGAAGAGGGCAAAGCCTTTATGCGCGAACATCAACTTATAGGTCCGATTGTTCATGCACCATATATTATTAATTTAGCTTCTCATAAAGACTCAATTTACACTTTAGCCAAAGATTTTCTTCGCCAAGAACTTATACGTAGCGAAGCTTTTGGCGCTAAGTATATTGTGCTGCATCCAGGCTCTTTTACAGAAACCAATCTTGACTATGGAACACAACAAATTATCGATGGTCTTAACGAAGTCCTTACTGGCGATGAAGGTCCCATGATTTGCCTTGAAACCATGGCTGGAAAAGGCTCAGAAATAGGCCGTACCTTTGAAGAACTGGCAAATATTATCGCCGGAGTGACCCATGACCAGCGACTAGGCATTTGCCTTGATACATGTCACATTCATGATGCTGGATATGACATCATCCATGATCTTGATGGGGTCCTTGATACTTTTGATGCTATTCTCGGATTAGATCGCTTAAAAGTTTTACATATCAATGGCTCACTTAATCCCAGAGGAGCGCATAAAGACCGTCACGCTAATTTAGGCGCTGATGCAACCAATCCAAAAGGTCAGGACCACATTGGTTTTAACACTTTGTATAATGTTGTTCATCACCCTCGCCTTGCAGGACGTCCTATGATTTTAGAAACTCCATGGCTAGATAAAAAAACAAATCTTTACAAAGAAGAAATCGAGAGACTACGTAAGTAG
- a CDS encoding 6-phosphofructokinase, whose amino-acid sequence MELRGKVLIAQGGGPTAVINQSLVGAVLESRKFPQITKVYGAINGVEGIINERFMDLTRETTHNLEQVGITPASALLSTRIKPDEAYCKEIFKVLKAHDVRYFFYIGGNDSADTVRIVNENAKQSEYEFRAIHIPKTIDNDLVLNDHTPGYGSAARYVAEAFIGINLDNRALQGVYIGVVMGRHAGFLTAASSLAKKYPDDGPHLIYLPERAFDVEQFLIDVKNVYEKYGRCVIAVSEGIKDKSGKPIMLSLTDSIEKDAHGNVQLSGSGQLGDMLSDLIKTRLNYTRVRSDTLGYTQRNFIGAISDVDSHEAREVGEKAAQFAIWDNVDGSIVLERTGDYSINYHLYPLEAVAGKTKYMPDEFINAAGNNVTDAFFRYARPLIGSAFPQPHRLRAPMAKRILHHDD is encoded by the coding sequence ATGGAACTAAGAGGTAAAGTGCTTATTGCTCAAGGGGGAGGGCCGACAGCTGTTATTAATCAAAGCTTAGTTGGTGCAGTCCTTGAATCACGCAAGTTTCCACAAATTACTAAAGTATATGGGGCAATCAATGGTGTGGAAGGCATTATTAATGAACGCTTTATGGACCTGACTAGAGAAACGACACATAACTTAGAACAAGTTGGAATTACACCTGCGTCGGCATTGTTATCGACTCGAATTAAGCCGGATGAAGCCTATTGTAAAGAAATCTTTAAAGTTTTAAAAGCACATGATGTCCGCTACTTTTTCTATATCGGAGGAAATGACTCTGCGGATACAGTACGGATTGTCAATGAAAATGCAAAACAATCAGAATATGAATTTCGTGCTATTCATATTCCAAAAACAATTGATAATGATTTGGTCCTTAATGACCATACGCCGGGATATGGTTCCGCTGCGAGATATGTTGCAGAAGCATTTATCGGCATTAATCTTGATAATCGTGCACTTCAAGGAGTTTATATTGGAGTGGTCATGGGAAGGCATGCAGGCTTTTTGACGGCGGCTTCATCCTTGGCAAAAAAATATCCGGATGATGGACCGCATTTAATTTATCTTCCGGAGCGTGCATTTGATGTTGAGCAGTTTCTTATTGACGTCAAAAATGTCTACGAAAAATATGGACGCTGTGTTATTGCAGTTTCTGAGGGAATCAAAGATAAGAGTGGCAAACCAATTATGCTATCATTAACAGATAGTATTGAAAAAGATGCACACGGCAATGTTCAATTATCAGGATCGGGGCAATTAGGAGATATGTTGTCTGATCTGATTAAAACACGTCTTAATTACACACGTGTACGCTCAGATACTTTGGGATATACCCAAAGAAACTTCATCGGAGCTATATCGGATGTGGATTCTCATGAAGCACGTGAAGTTGGAGAAAAGGCAGCCCAGTTCGCCATTTGGGATAATGTCGATGGCTCCATTGTTTTAGAAAGAACAGGAGATTATAGCATTAATTATCATCTGTATCCCCTAGAAGCTGTTGCCGGCAAGACAAAATATATGCCGGATGAGTTTATTAATGCCGCAGGCAATAATGTCACAGATGCATTCTTTCGATATGCAAGACCGCTTATTGGTTCTGCATTTCCACAGCCGCATCGATTACGTGCGCCAATGGCTAAGCGTATCTTGCATCATGATGACTAG
- a CDS encoding PHP domain-containing protein, whose product MIDLHTHTTASDGTYSPQQLIDYAIAKKLKALAITDHDTIDGLLEAQAYMSEKGISKDTLELINGIELSTTMDRYDFDIHIVGLFINIKHQSFIHGLKRIYDDRERRNEKMIASLQAHDYDITSAKLKAHAKDSVITRSHFASYLVQKGYFEKTKDVFHTLIGNGKKFYVPREDVSSQSAIELIKKSGGIPVLAHPTLYPLDSNGLYSLVDQLKSYGLEAIETYYSLYSSQETRAMLHIAKRFSLLRSGGSDFHGANKPGNDLGTGFGHLCVPDELLIAMHQHL is encoded by the coding sequence ATGATTGATTTACATACCCATACAACAGCTTCAGATGGAACGTATTCACCACAGCAACTCATTGATTATGCTATCGCAAAAAAATTAAAAGCTCTTGCAATAACAGACCACGATACAATTGACGGATTATTAGAAGCACAAGCCTATATGTCTGAAAAAGGAATCTCCAAAGACACCCTCGAACTCATTAATGGCATTGAACTTTCCACGACCATGGATCGATATGATTTTGACATCCATATTGTCGGTTTATTCATAAATATTAAACATCAAAGTTTTATTCATGGATTAAAGCGCATTTATGATGACCGTGAACGTCGCAATGAAAAAATGATAGCTTCACTCCAAGCCCACGACTATGACATTACTTCTGCCAAGCTTAAAGCCCACGCAAAAGACAGCGTCATCACTCGCTCACATTTCGCAAGTTATCTCGTCCAAAAAGGTTATTTTGAAAAAACCAAGGACGTCTTTCATACGCTTATTGGAAACGGAAAAAAATTCTACGTCCCTCGAGAAGATGTCTCTAGCCAGTCCGCCATTGAACTCATAAAAAAAAGCGGGGGTATACCCGTCTTGGCACACCCCACTCTTTATCCGCTAGACAGCAACGGCCTATATTCACTTGTTGATCAATTAAAAAGTTATGGTCTAGAAGCAATTGAGACGTATTATTCTCTTTATAGCTCTCAGGAGACACGCGCTATGCTTCATATTGCCAAACGGTTTTCTCTGTTACGCTCCGGAGGTTCTGACTTTCATGGAGCCAATAAACCCGGTAATGATCTAGGAACCGGTTTTGGTCATCTATGTGTTCCTGATGAACTGCTCATTGCTATGCATCAACACCTCTAG
- a CDS encoding signal peptidase II, whose translation MLASFVFIIIIIAIDQMTKYYARKKLASNTYKKNGMTLKLVYNKGAFRGLLKDRPVLLALIQGMAVFFVFIVWLIYVFIKKDRGMVFGLSCILGGAIGNFIDRVHEGKVTDFFAIKWTKNLYYNIADWFIFLGGVWVLILEIKGYVTRS comes from the coding sequence ATGCTAGCTTCATTTGTTTTTATTATCATCATTATTGCAATAGACCAAATGACCAAATATTATGCCAGAAAAAAGTTGGCTTCCAATACATATAAAAAAAATGGAATGACTTTGAAGCTGGTTTATAACAAAGGGGCATTTCGAGGTCTTTTAAAAGACCGTCCGGTGTTATTAGCGTTGATTCAAGGAATGGCAGTTTTTTTTGTTTTTATTGTGTGGTTGATTTATGTTTTTATAAAAAAAGATCGTGGAATGGTATTTGGGCTTTCATGTATTTTAGGTGGGGCAATCGGTAATTTTATTGATCGCGTCCACGAAGGAAAAGTGACAGATTTTTTTGCAATTAAATGGACTAAGAATCTATACTACAATATTGCAGATTGGTTTATTTTTCTTGGTGGAGTATGGGTGCTTATACTCGAAATAAAAGGTTATGTCACAAGATCGTGA
- a CDS encoding inositol monophosphatase family protein: MNLEELYKIKNHIHDLVKEVGQYQLENLGRQDLEIDKKTSAVDLVTEVDKESERRIIHYIETHFPEHAILGEESGMTTANHDSEFLWVIDPVDGTTNYAHGYPLFSIAIGLQYNQKTIFGSVYVPYMDDYFWAIQGEGAYLNSEPIHVSSHGVMDASIIATGFPYDKKTSPDNNEKYFAKIMPIVAGIRRTGSACIDLAFVASGRAEGYFEMNLSPWDFIAAQLIVQEAGGVCLSKPLRERYAVVAGNPHIIKELIKNLSEVSTLDYPVE, encoded by the coding sequence ATGAATCTTGAAGAATTGTATAAAATAAAAAATCACATACATGATTTGGTGAAAGAAGTTGGACAATATCAACTGGAAAATCTAGGAAGGCAAGATTTGGAAATTGATAAAAAAACGTCTGCAGTCGACTTGGTGACTGAAGTAGATAAAGAATCCGAACGAAGGATTATTCATTATATTGAAACCCATTTTCCTGAGCATGCTATATTAGGTGAAGAAAGTGGTATGACCACAGCCAATCATGACAGTGAATTTTTGTGGGTGATAGATCCAGTTGATGGGACGACCAATTATGCCCATGGATATCCATTATTTTCGATTGCTATTGGATTACAATATAATCAAAAAACAATTTTTGGCAGTGTATATGTACCTTATATGGATGACTATTTTTGGGCAATTCAAGGTGAAGGTGCATATCTTAATAGCGAGCCGATTCATGTAAGTAGCCATGGGGTAATGGATGCTTCAATTATTGCAACAGGATTCCCATATGATAAAAAAACAAGTCCTGATAATAACGAAAAGTATTTTGCAAAAATCATGCCAATCGTTGCAGGAATACGACGTACAGGTTCTGCTTGCATTGATTTGGCCTTTGTCGCAAGTGGTCGGGCAGAAGGATATTTTGAAATGAATCTAAGCCCGTGGGATTTTATAGCGGCGCAACTCATTGTTCAAGAAGCCGGTGGAGTCTGCTTGTCAAAACCTCTTCGAGAACGCTATGCAGTTGTGGCAGGTAACCCGCATATCATAAAGGAACTGATAAAAAATCTTAGTGAGGTATCAACATTAGATTACCCAGTGGAATAG
- a CDS encoding YdeI/OmpD-associated family protein: MDKEIATGVVHEIPNDMQAQLKGNEQLLEKWNALTPLARNEWICWVISVKKDETRKKHLERMAYDIVQGKKRPCCWPGCPHRG, encoded by the coding sequence ATGGATAAAGAGATAGCGACCGGTGTGGTGCACGAGATACCCAATGATATGCAAGCCCAATTAAAAGGTAATGAACAATTACTTGAAAAATGGAATGCTTTGACACCCTTAGCCCGCAATGAATGGATTTGTTGGGTTATTAGTGTGAAAAAAGACGAGACGCGCAAGAAGCATCTTGAACGTATGGCATATGATATTGTCCAAGGTAAAAAACGTCCCTGCTGTTGGCCGGGGTGCCCTCATCGAGGATGA
- the tgt gene encoding tRNA guanosine(34) transglycosylase Tgt yields MYELLKVDGRAKRGRFHTVHGTIETPVFMNVGTAAAIKGAVSTKDLEDIKCQVELSNTYHLHVRPGDELIHKLGGLHKFMVWDKPILTDSGGFQVFSLAKLRKIKEEGVYFASHIDGRKIFMGPEESMQIQSNLASTIAMAFDECPPHPATREYMQDSVDRTTRWLERCKSEMTKLNQQERTINPKQMLFGINQGGTFEDIRIEHAKVISELDLDGYALGGLAVGESHSEMYRILEETVPYLPQNKPTYLMGVGTPENILEGVERGVDFFDCVYPSRNGRHGHVYTDHGKMNLLNSKYQDDDRPIDENCGCPACQRYSRAYIRHLLKAKEMLGMRLAVLHNLYFYNTMMEEIREAIDQGRFSEYKRKKIEGFKNSQK; encoded by the coding sequence ATGTATGAATTGTTAAAAGTAGATGGGCGAGCAAAACGTGGACGTTTTCACACAGTGCATGGAACGATTGAGACGCCTGTTTTTATGAATGTTGGAACTGCAGCGGCCATTAAAGGTGCCGTATCAACAAAAGATTTGGAAGACATAAAATGCCAAGTTGAATTATCCAATACATATCATTTGCATGTGCGTCCCGGAGATGAGCTTATTCATAAGCTTGGGGGATTGCATAAGTTTATGGTGTGGGACAAACCGATACTAACAGATTCAGGTGGGTTCCAAGTATTTAGTTTGGCTAAGCTACGTAAAATCAAAGAAGAAGGCGTATATTTTGCATCACATATTGACGGTCGCAAGATTTTTATGGGACCCGAAGAAAGTATGCAGATACAGTCAAATCTTGCCTCGACTATTGCTATGGCATTTGATGAATGTCCACCGCATCCTGCAACAAGGGAGTATATGCAAGACTCAGTAGATCGGACAACACGTTGGCTAGAACGTTGTAAGTCAGAGATGACCAAATTAAACCAGCAAGAACGTACAATCAATCCAAAACAAATGCTTTTTGGTATCAATCAAGGCGGAACGTTTGAAGATATTCGTATCGAACATGCAAAGGTCATATCAGAACTAGATCTAGATGGTTATGCTCTTGGCGGATTAGCCGTTGGAGAATCTCATAGTGAGATGTATCGTATTCTTGAAGAAACAGTGCCGTATTTGCCGCAAAACAAGCCAACATATTTAATGGGGGTAGGTACTCCGGAAAATATATTAGAAGGGGTTGAGCGCGGTGTTGACTTTTTTGACTGCGTATATCCTTCGAGAAATGGTCGCCATGGACATGTCTATACAGACCATGGTAAGATGAACTTATTGAATTCTAAATATCAAGACGATGATCGACCGATTGATGAAAACTGTGGATGTCCGGCATGTCAAAGATATTCACGCGCATATATTCGACATCTTTTAAAGGCGAAGGAAATGTTAGGTATGCGTCTGGCTGTGTTACATAACTTGTATTTTTATAATACAATGATGGAAGAGATTCGCGAAGCGATTGACCAAGGACGTTTTTCAGAATACAAACGCAAAAAAATTGAAGGATTTAAAAATAGTCAGAAGTAA
- the yajC gene encoding preprotein translocase subunit YajC has translation MNQILVLLEAGAGAPAGGLTSLLLIYGAIFAIFWFFIIRPQRKKQKQIDAMQNSIEVGNSVLTSGGLFGKVVDVINNVVVVEFGTNKSVRVPVQKSAIVSVTEPDMSIAKEVTEESKSDDKKSDDK, from the coding sequence ATGAATCAAATATTAGTATTATTAGAAGCAGGAGCTGGAGCGCCAGCAGGTGGACTTACATCATTGTTATTAATTTATGGGGCCATTTTTGCTATTTTCTGGTTTTTCATTATTCGACCACAGCGTAAAAAACAAAAACAAATTGATGCAATGCAAAATTCAATTGAAGTAGGAAATTCAGTGTTAACCTCAGGTGGGTTGTTTGGAAAAGTAGTGGATGTTATTAACAATGTTGTTGTTGTTGAATTTGGAACGAATAAATCTGTTCGAGTTCCAGTTCAAAAATCAGCGATTGTTTCTGTAACAGAACCAGACATGAGTATTGCAAAAGAAGTAACAGAAGAATCAAAGTCAGATGACAAAAAATCAGACGATAAGTAA